One window from the genome of Acuticoccus sp. I52.16.1 encodes:
- a CDS encoding ABC transporter ATP-binding protein codes for MLERPAPGDEAAAGAAPVIAAHDLHAHFGKIHVLQGVDLTVGAGEAVALLGRNGVGKTTTLRTTLGLMPRSKGRVVFQGTDITRLAPHKLAALGIGYVPQGRGIFPLLSVEENLTLGLTGEPDPVRLEETFARFPRLEERLKQAGGTLSGGEQQMLAIARCLMMGPRLLILDEPTEGIMPKLVAEIRRTIQSINRSGVAILLVEQNVKTALRICRRTYLMEKGRIAWEGTSDDLKADQDTIHRYLGLSLQGR; via the coding sequence ATGCTTGAGCGACCCGCCCCCGGCGACGAAGCCGCCGCCGGCGCCGCGCCGGTGATCGCTGCGCACGACCTCCACGCTCACTTCGGCAAGATCCACGTGCTGCAAGGCGTCGACCTCACCGTCGGCGCCGGCGAGGCGGTGGCGTTGCTCGGCCGCAACGGCGTCGGCAAGACCACGACCTTGCGCACCACGCTCGGCCTGATGCCGCGCTCCAAGGGGCGCGTGGTGTTTCAGGGCACCGACATCACGCGCCTCGCGCCGCATAAACTCGCCGCGCTCGGCATCGGCTACGTGCCGCAGGGGCGGGGCATATTCCCGCTGCTGTCGGTGGAGGAGAACCTCACCCTCGGCCTGACCGGCGAACCCGATCCGGTGCGGCTGGAGGAGACGTTCGCCCGCTTCCCGCGCCTGGAGGAGCGGCTCAAGCAGGCCGGCGGCACGCTGTCGGGCGGCGAGCAGCAAATGCTCGCCATCGCGCGCTGCCTGATGATGGGGCCGCGCCTTCTCATACTGGACGAGCCGACCGAGGGCATCATGCCCAAGCTCGTCGCCGAGATCCGCCGCACGATCCAGTCGATCAACCGCTCCGGCGTCGCGATCCTGCTCGTGGAGCAGAACGTGAAGACGGCGCTCCGGATCTGTCGGCGCACGTACCTGATGGAGAAAGGCCGGATCGCCTGGGAGGGCACGTCCGACGATCTCAAAGCCGACCAAGACACCATCCACCGCTACCTGGGTCTCTCGCTCCAGGGACGTTGA
- a CDS encoding ABC transporter ATP-binding protein, producing the protein MSAVLETRGLVKRFGGLAAVDGVDFHLASTGRLHAIIGPNGAGKTTFFNLVSGRLKPTEGAVFFRGRDITGMKPHRIARLGMTRTLQIKSVFGALTVSENIAIAAQAKDAGFHPFKPASRFTAVTEKVDRIIDQLGLDAIANRQAATLSYGDVALLEMGMALAADPELLLLDEPICGMSPLETKRTVETIVDLSKTVNVILIEHDMEVVFDIADDITVMSLGRILKQGTPAEIANDEDVREAYLGHDEDDDDDTPAAPMGAAHA; encoded by the coding sequence ATGAGCGCCGTCCTCGAAACGCGGGGCCTGGTGAAGCGCTTCGGCGGGCTCGCCGCCGTCGACGGGGTGGACTTTCACCTCGCCTCCACCGGCCGCCTCCACGCCATCATCGGACCCAATGGCGCGGGCAAGACGACGTTCTTCAACCTCGTGTCGGGCCGGCTGAAACCCACCGAGGGCGCCGTATTCTTCCGCGGCAGAGACATCACCGGGATGAAGCCGCACCGCATCGCGCGGCTCGGCATGACGCGCACGTTGCAGATCAAATCCGTGTTCGGCGCGCTGACGGTGTCCGAGAACATCGCCATCGCCGCGCAGGCGAAGGACGCCGGCTTTCATCCGTTCAAGCCCGCCTCGCGCTTCACCGCCGTCACCGAAAAGGTCGACCGCATTATCGACCAGCTCGGCCTGGACGCCATCGCCAACCGCCAGGCCGCGACACTCTCCTACGGTGACGTGGCGCTCCTCGAGATGGGCATGGCGCTCGCCGCGGACCCGGAGCTCCTGCTCCTCGACGAGCCGATCTGCGGCATGAGCCCGCTGGAGACCAAGCGCACGGTGGAGACCATCGTCGACCTCTCCAAGACGGTGAACGTGATCCTGATCGAGCACGACATGGAGGTCGTCTTCGACATCGCCGACGACATCACCGTGATGAGTCTCGGCCGCATCCTGAAACAGGGCACGCCGGCCGAGATCGCGAACGACGAGGACGTGCGCGAAGCCTATCTCGGCCACGACGAGGACGATGACGACGACACCCCCGCCGCACCGATGGGGGCCGCCCATGCTTGA